A window of the Streptomyces sp. NBC_00454 genome harbors these coding sequences:
- a CDS encoding IS701 family transposase has protein sequence MARVVLPEESTREISELIDVLISLFFESLPRRDQRNWARVYLNGLVRTSGKKTIRNIAGSGASSVEQSLQQFISKSPWDWTPVRRSLAQHLERTAQRPLAWVVRPMVIEKAGDRSVGVGRQFVPQLGRTANCQQASGIWLASSEAGFPVEWTLTLPGPWTAELLRRRRAGIPDTARSLTPAQDAVHAVQRMAASWQLQRRPVVMEVSNTELPQCIDSFALQDIPFVFKVDGTLPVSFGGAGRHKPGPHTAPARELIDSLRSQRRVVEWTRHGRAEGAVTLLTSAAIFATPGEDRLVPAAPTPLLLVGAWTEAALLPSEFWITNIGDRPLAQLFLLAKLTDRVALDFTEVCEPAGIRDFEGRSFRGWHHHATLASVAHAAMLLGQRGRDPEPYPGPARSSASARPAARVAAPPVLPPRPVVPGQSSRREYIR, from the coding sequence ATGGCTCGCGTAGTCCTGCCGGAGGAATCCACCAGGGAAATCTCCGAATTGATCGACGTATTGATCTCGCTATTCTTCGAATCGTTACCCCGGCGGGACCAGCGAAACTGGGCCCGCGTATATCTGAACGGCCTCGTGCGGACCAGCGGAAAGAAAACAATCCGTAACATCGCCGGATCAGGGGCCAGTTCCGTCGAACAGAGCCTCCAGCAGTTCATCAGCAAATCCCCGTGGGACTGGACCCCCGTCCGCCGGTCCCTCGCCCAGCACCTCGAACGCACCGCCCAGCGCCCGCTGGCCTGGGTGGTCCGGCCGATGGTTATCGAGAAGGCCGGCGACCGCTCGGTCGGCGTAGGCCGGCAGTTTGTCCCGCAGCTCGGCCGCACCGCCAACTGCCAGCAGGCCAGCGGGATCTGGCTCGCATCCAGCGAGGCCGGTTTCCCCGTCGAATGGACCCTCACCCTCCCCGGTCCATGGACGGCCGAACTCCTGCGCCGCCGCAGGGCCGGCATTCCCGACACGGCACGCTCGCTCACCCCCGCCCAGGACGCCGTACACGCGGTCCAGCGGATGGCCGCCAGCTGGCAACTCCAGCGCAGGCCCGTGGTGATGGAGGTCTCCAACACCGAACTCCCGCAGTGCATCGACTCCTTCGCACTCCAGGACATCCCCTTCGTGTTCAAGGTGGACGGCACCCTGCCCGTCTCCTTCGGCGGGGCCGGCCGGCACAAACCCGGGCCGCACACCGCGCCCGCCCGTGAACTCATCGACTCCCTGCGCTCCCAGCGCCGCGTCGTCGAATGGACCCGCCACGGCCGCGCCGAGGGAGCGGTGACCCTGCTGACCTCGGCCGCCATCTTCGCCACCCCCGGCGAGGACCGGCTCGTGCCCGCGGCGCCCACTCCGCTGCTGCTGGTCGGAGCCTGGACCGAAGCGGCCCTGCTGCCCTCGGAGTTCTGGATCACCAACATCGGGGACCGGCCGCTCGCGCAGCTGTTCCTGCTCGCCAAGCTCACCGACCGGGTCGCGCTGGACTTCACCGAGGTGTGCGAACCCGCCGGCATCCGGGACTTCGAAGGCCGCTCCTTCCGGGGCTGGCACCACCACGCCACCCTCGCCAGCGTCGCCCACGCCGCGATGCTGCTGGGCCAGCGCGGACGGGACCCCGAGCCGTACCCCGGCCCGGCCCGCTCCTCCGCCAGCGCGCGCCCCGCCGCCCGGGTGGCCGCGCCCCCGGTGCTGCCGCCGAGACCGGTCGTCCCGGGGCAGAGCTCCCGCCGCGAATACATCCGCTGA